The Coffea arabica cultivar ET-39 chromosome 9e, Coffea Arabica ET-39 HiFi, whole genome shotgun sequence genome has a window encoding:
- the LOC113710157 gene encoding lactoylglutathione lyase GLX1-like: MAESAAPAVPSDELLEWPKKDKRRFLHAVYRVGDLDRTIKFYTECFGMKLLRKRDVPEEKYANAFLGFGPEDSHFVVELTYNYGVDKYDIGSGFGHFAIATPDVYKLAEDIKSKGGTITREPGPVKGGKSVIAFAKDPDGYLFELIERGPTPEPLCQVMLRVGDLERSIKFYEKALGMKVVKKTDRPEQKYTIAMLGYAEEQETTVLELTYNYGVTEYTKGNAYAQLAISTDDVYKSGEVVNVVTQELGGKITRQPGPIPGINTKIVSFVDPDGWKTVLVDNQDFLKELEKKD, from the exons ATGGCCGAGTCTGCAGCACCAGCAGTTCCAAGTGACGAGTTGTTGGAATGGCCAAAGAAGGATAAGCGTCGATTTTTACATGCTGTGTACCGCGTTGGTGATCTTGATAGGACAATCAA GTTTTATACGGAATGCTTTGGGATGAAGCTGCTGAGGAAGAGAGATGTTCCTGAGGAGAAGTATGCCAATGCTTTCCTTGGTTTTGGCCCTGAAGACTCTCACTTTGTGGTTGAGTTGACATACA ATTATGGGGTCGACAAGTATGATATTGGTAGTGGCTTTGGCCACTTTGCCATTGCAACCCCAGAT GTATACAAACTTGCTGAAGATATAAAGTCTAAGGGCGGAACCATCACAAGGGAGCCTGGACCTGTGAAAGGTGGTAAAAGTGTCATTGCGTTTGCCAAAGATCCAGACGGTTACCTCTTTGAGCTCATTGAAAGAGGGCCTACTCCTGAACCACTCTGTCAAGTAATGCTTCGAGTGGGTGATCTTGAACGCTCTATCAAGTTCTATGAAAAG GCATTGGGGATGAAGGTGGTGAAGAAGACTGATAGACCGGAACAGAAG TACACCATAGCAATGCTAGGATATGCTGAGGAGCAAGAGACAACTGTGCTGGAATTGACATATAATTATGGTGTGACAGAATACACAAAAGGCAATGCATACGCACAG CTTGCAATAAGCACTGATGATGTTTATAAAAGTGGTGaggttgtaaatgttgtaactcAAGAGCTTGGAGGGAAGATTACCAGGCAACCGGGACCAATTCCTGGAATCAATACCAAGATTGTGTCTTTTGTTGACCCAGATGGTTGGAAAACA GTTCTGGTTGACAATCAAGATTTTCTGAAGGAGCTTGAAAAGAAAGACTGA